The following are encoded in a window of Pygocentrus nattereri isolate fPygNat1 chromosome 5, fPygNat1.pri, whole genome shotgun sequence genomic DNA:
- the znf330 gene encoding zinc finger protein 330 gives MPKKKTGARKKAENRKEREKQNRANRENVDVAKHPCNSGMDCDKCLRRQKNRAFCYFCASVQKLPMCAQCGKTKCMKSSDCVIKHPGVHSTGMGMVGAICDFCEAWVCHGRKCLSTHACSCPLSDADCIECDRSVWEHGGRIFRCSFCHNFLCEDDQFEHQASCQVLEAETFKCVSCNRLGQHSCLRCKACFCDDHARSKVFKQEKGKAPPCPKCGHQTQETKDLSMSTRTHKFGRQSGADDDDGYYYGASGYDSYWKSVASGGGQEEEDNGDDDDYEDEDDEDEEEEEEEEEEEEDEADVEEKLTNLNLGASSASGKIH, from the exons ATGCCGAAGAAGAAGACCGGTGCCCGCAAGAAGGCTGAAAATCGGAAGGAGCGAGAAAAACAAAATCGTGCAAACAGAGAGAATGTTGATGTGGCAAAACATCCCTGCAATTCAGGCATG GACTGTGACAAGTGTCTAAG AcgacagaaaaacagagcatTCTGCTACTTCTGTGCTTCGGTGCAGAAGCTTCCAATGTGTGCCCAATGTG gaaaaacaaagtGCATGAAGTCCTCTGACTGCGTCATAAAACATCCTGGAGTACACAGCACTGGAATGGGTATGGTG GGGGCAATATGTGACTTCTGTGAAGCCTGGGTGTGCCATGGGAGGAAGTGTCTGAGTACCCATGCCTGCTCCTGTCCACTTTCTGACGCCGACTGCATCGAGTGTGACCGCAGTGTTTGGGaacatg GAGGCCGCATTTTCCGCTGCTCTTTCTGCCACAACTTCCTGTGTGAGGACGATCAGTTTGAACATCAGGCCAGCTGTCAGGTCCTAGAGGCCGAGACTTTTAAAT GTGTGTCGTGTAATCGACTGGGGCAGCACTCTTGTCTTCGATGCAAG GCCTGCTTCTGTGATGATCACGCTCGAAGCAAAGTCTTTAAGCAAGAGAAAGGCAAGGCACCTCCATGCCCAAAGTGTGGACACCAGACGCAGGAGACCAAAGACCTCAGCATGTCCA CTCGCACTCACAAGTTCGGCCGGCAGAGTGGGGCTGATGACGATGACGGTTACTATTACGGGGCATCAGGCTACGATTCCTACTGGAAGAGCGTTGCATCTGGAGGAGGCCAGGAGGAAGAGGACAATGGAGATGATGATGACTATGAGGACGAAGATGAtgaggatgaagaggaggaggaagaagaggaggaggaggaggaagatgaagCTGATGTGGAAGAAAAACTCACCAATCTGAATCTTGGTGCAAGTTCAGCTAGTGGAAAAATCCACTGA